The nucleotide window TCTTTTAGTTTATAAAGTTTCCTTAATCCAGGTGCTGCTCCATGTAAATTCAGATCCCATtcataaacattgacaagatggtTCCAGCTGATATCCATGTGATCGAGCtaataaatagaaaattgaTATATGTATACAGATATActttaaaattgaaacaaacaaacaaaaaacacttaCAAAAAGATTGCGTGTATTATTGTTTCCATGAGAGTTCTCGAAACAGTTTCTCGTTGTTTTAATGAGATGAGGGACATCGGATATAAAAAAGATCTTTCTGTCCAATGATAATAAGTTGTTGGTCCAATATGTGTTACCAATATCAGGTGTCACcataattttgtaaaacttcCTATTGGGAGAAGCACCATCTGAAATAAATGCTCGAACATAAAAACCAATTGCCTCCAATACATATGTCGCCTCCCATACACATGGATAGAGCTGATCAGAGGTAAATCCCAATGATGCGAAATATCCAAAAGGATACACCAGAGATGAAACAATTCCTCGAACCATAAACACTATCACATAGGAAGCAAAGTGACGATCATTCTCTGATGATCCCTCAGCACGTTTTTGAAATTCAACTAACTCATCGTTAATATCCCCCATATCAGTGAAACCAACCAATTGTCCAGTTGACTGTCTGAACACCAAGTCAGCTTTTATTTTCATCTCATCATAAATAAGCGAAACGTTTTTTTGGTGATCATCCAGAGTTGCAATTTTACTATCCACTATTAATCTTTCAATGACATCTGGATTGAATCCACACATTGGATCAGTGaagtttatgtattttttaagtgTGTCAATATGTgggagttttaaaaaattcaaattcggATTTCGCAAATGTTTATATGCTGCTGGTGAATGGTGGTATAAACTGAGGCACCACCTAATAATTAGTGGGTGCCATCTCATGCCATTAGGTGAACTTTTGGAAGCCATTTCTTTTTGTTGCTCCCATAACAACCACTGGGGACTGCCTTCGGGTATTTCAGGACATGTTTCCTCAttgcaaacaatattttttataaattcgtGTTGCTCATCATCAACATGGATGCATTCTTTCtcagtaatttttcttacccaaGATGATAATTGGGCAACTTTCTTTATTGCTCTCTGTTTTTCTCCCTGAGTATTGCGATATCTTTCCTCTAGTTCTTCTCTGGAAAGATATCGAATGTTTGTATGTGAGGAATCAAGCACAGAATCATCACTTTTccgtctacttctaacttttttaactgttggttTAAAAGAATTGCACATACTACATACAGATGAAGGTTTTTCAGCTAAAAAATGACAGTTGGTATGgcgtattgttttaaaattgtcttcatCAAATCTGACCATTTTATCGTCTTCAACAAAAGCTACTGGAAATGTTCCACTCTGATTCATGAATGGCTGTTCGAAATTACATCTCGACTTGATTACATCTTCATAACCTTGTAACCCCGTGCAAACACTGACTGACTTCCAGAATGACGAGAAAGTTGAAATatcatcatttttcaaaacacatGGCAGAGTTTTTGTTAGTTGTATTGTTTCTTTCTCCATAGGTTTCCCATATATGGAGAAATCCCAACCATTGCTGTTGTCTATACGTATTGTAAGCAAATggtttaattctttttcattttgacAAAGGGTATAGACACGTTTATAGTTATCCGATTTATCACATATACTAAAACCAACTTTCTTCATACTCACATCTAATTCCAGTATTTTTAAGCTGTCTTTTCTGTTTACAGCATAATTCATGCACACACAATTTTCATCCACATGAGGGTAAAATGATGCAGCAgtaccaattattttttttgacgttTTCATCTCATCTAATTTTCTTCTACATCCATTACAAGTAAATTTAGGAAATACACAAGGATCTTCTTGTTCACAATTTATTCCATATATAGATTGAAACACTTCACTGTAAATATCACAAGATTTAAAATTAACGTAATGTTTacttttcacaattttcttccCACACAATCTACATAGCTTTTGAATATACTCTGAATGTGAAGCAGACATGTTGACACAGCAAAATTCAAATATgaatactttatttttcaaaaaaacttcataaaaaacCCACAAAGGTGTcaagggaattaaaaaaaaatgtgaaccaCTTGCCAGCTGGTTATGTAAcacctaataaaaaaacaattataaactcaattcaatatatattcaaaacaTACAGCTGGTGTGAGAGAAAGAAAGAATATACATAAACAGAAAATCTACTCCCACtggggaaaaaagaaaaaaagttgcttAAAACTTTTACCTAAATATACATAATTAGaactaataattattttcttttgttccatGACAATGGAAAACATCACCGAGTGCTGCGACGTGCTGCGACACCCTACCGAGAATTCGTCTACTTCgagagtaaaaaaaacaattttataaataaccCCTCCTGACGAGACCTGCACAAAAACGTTAATCAACCCTTTAACTAACATTTTCCCAGGAGGGGACATACGAAATAGTTTATAAGTTGTAAAACTTTACGATCTCCCAAGGCAGCTTTTCGCACTTTGAAGGCACTTTACTCCTTCCGCGTCCTTATGGAAGTGGAAAAACAAACTTCACCCTCATTGAATCTTGTAGTTTAACTAAACTACATGTTTTCCTGCTCTTCCGCATTGCTGTAAGTgtgatttttaagatttatctTTTCTCGTTAAAACACTCGTTTCAGAGTCGGTAGGTAAATATTGAGCCAAATCAGAGACACGGATCAGTTCAAAGGGGCgccgaaacaataaaaaattgaatagaaaATTTAAAGGGACGCCGCGAGTTCTCTCTCCttctttttaaacctccttggacaaaaatattttgtgtattaAGATTGAGTGAatctattttcttttaaacaaacgaATTATCATAATTTGGAATAGCTTCCTTGCAGATACTTGTCAGGCTTTAACTTCTTTTAAATAATTAGTACTTTAATGTTAGAAACTAATGTATTTGACGGAATGTTTCTATTCAGAAAATCAGAGTTTGCTTGACACAACATAGACAGTAAGGGAGCAAAATattcaacagcaacaacaaacaaGAAACCACAGGGATTTGCAAAGTTTCACAGCTACAGATTTACCTCATTTacagttttaagattttttggTAACGCACAAAGCttagaattttcttttttacacaacagcataaaaaacaaaaaaaaaaaacaaaaaaaaaacacacaaagcatATGTCTCTCTTTTATGTGATAAAGATCCTAAAAACGAGTTAATACAGGCAATTGCGAGAAGCTAAGTTACATCGAATTCCATCGCAAAACACATGTCCGTCGAATTCCATTGAAAAACAAATGTTTGTCGACTCCATCGCGAAACACACATTCATCGTTTCCATCGCGAAACACACGTTCATCGTTTCCATCGCAAAGCACACGTTCGTCGTTTCCATCGCAAAGCAAATGTTCGTCGTTTATTTGATTAATTTGTATTATTTTAATGATTGACAAATAAATGGCCTgcctttattttatttattttatttatttatcatcaatatttacccaggatatacatttcagaataaatttctgcttttcaaatgtgtcctgctaaaattaaaatcaaatactctacattatatacaattaaatataaaatcgtCGATGTTCTAAAATCCAATTAAATGAAAAGGAATAggcaaaacagaaagaaaaacgCTAAACACATAGATGAAATGGTGAAAATACACTAAAGATAAGATTATAGGTGTCCATGAGTTAAGCGCTCAAATGGGAGATAATTGGTATAAATGGGTGAGGCAACAAAGCTAGTATAATATatgaaatattgaaaatgcTATACTAATAAACGAAAAATGAAACATGCCATATCACAAATGCTTCCTTCTGCTAAATGTCGAATGAATAATCggcaaaaaacattttagttcAAAACCGCGTATGTCATAATTTTGCAGTATCTAAAAACATCAAGTAGAAAGGGTGAGAAACAGAGGTGAAAACATATAAATAAGGAAGACTAGACAAGGTTAAAGAGCTTCATATTGTGTTAGGGTCCAAAGTCCAAATAAAGTGTGTAAGTAGGCCAAACGATTAAAAAATATGGttatccaatttatttttaaatttcatataaCTAGGCTCCCTTCGTATATCTATTGGTAAAGAATTATATATACTGGCACCCATATAGTAAAAACCATTTCTTGCCATATCCAAACGTACTGCTGGTAACTTTAGCGAATAAGAATTGTTTCGAGTCAGTCTTTAAAGGTTTAGCAGCTGAAAGTGGTTCCAATAATTTGAGCATGTTTTACGATCAATACATTTTCTGACAGCATTACAAGCATTTCGTTGAATTTTGTCGTAAATGGGTTTTAAACTGTTGTTGTTAGTTACTACTCTGGCACGTCTATCCAAGGACTGCAGTTTGTTCAACTGGGTGTTATTCAGGTTCAAATTGATGATACTATTGAATGTAATGATTGGAGTTATCATTGTTTCGTAAATCTTTTTAGCAGTTGTATCGTCAACTTCGGATCGTAGTCTCGTCAGTAAACGGAGTCTTCCAGATGCTTTTTTGTATGTAGAGTCGAAGTTGTTATTTAGAGACAACTTTGGTTTAATAATTGATCCCAAATACTTGTAGCTTTTCGTCTCATTAATCTCCACAAAATTACATGACAATGATATTTTTCCTTCAGCACTTTTCAACATTTTACTCGTCCCGAATATCATCCATTCTGTTTTCCCTTTGTTTAAATTAATAACAAGATCATTTTCTCGTAGCCTGCCAAATTACAGTTGAAATTTCTAACAAGAATCCTGAAACACTTATTCAGTCATTCACCGTACTCAAACCTGTGATTTTGCATAATTCACTTTCTTTTTAATGCTTTACTTAatcttttaaataataaaactttCCCTGTTGCCAGTTAACTATGTAgtcttatattatattatagtgACTTGCTTTCATATAAGGTACCGATTTTCATGTGCTGTCCCGTGACATGGGTAACTCTCCAGTCCATTTGTTTTTACATGAAATAGGTCAGTCACCTCTATCTTCTCGGTTTTAGTGGCATAGCAAGCATCCACACGTTTTGTTTTCCACAACATACATAAATATCCAGATTTTACAGATTTTTCCATTGAACAGAACGTATCCAATCTTTTCATTTAACAGGGTTTCCGATTACATAGATTTATAGCCAGATTTCACAGGATTTCCATGACATAGATTAATATCCCAACGATAAAAAATTTCCCATGGCATAGAATAATATACAGATTTAACAGATTTCCCATGACATAGAGTAATATCCCGACTTTGACAGGTATTCCAGAGAATAATATCCAGACGGTGAAGGATTTCCCACATCGTAGATAAGATCCAAATTGAACGTGGTTTTGCATGACATAGATTAATATCCACACCTTGATAGGTTTTGCATGACACAGATTGATATCCAAATTTAACAGATTTCCAAGACATTGCATGTCATGCATTTGCATGACATAGATTAATATCCAGACTTTAACAGGTTCTGCATGACATAGATTAATATCCAGACTTTAACAGATATTTCCATGACATAGATCAATATCCAGACTGTAACAGGTTTTGCATGACATAGATTAATATCCAGACTTTAACAGGTTCTGCATGACACAGATTGATATCCAAATTTAACAGATTTCCATGACATAGGTTAATATCCAGACTTTAACAGGTTTCTTCAGAACATAGGAAAATATGCAGAAATTGACAGGTTTTCCTAGAGATTATTATCCAGGTGTTAAAGAATTTCCCACGACGTATAGATTAAAATCTAGACTTTAACAGGTTTTCCACCACACAATTAAAACTGGCACTGGCAAAAGtctcacaaaataatttttcacttaTATGTATATGGTTACTAATAGGCAACACCAAATACAACATAGGTGAGGCCATTTAAAACTGTGCCTGCAAGGCGTGGAAGTAAAGTGTGCACACAGTCAGGAAGAACGAGGATCAACTGGCGATATAATAAAAAGGTGTTCTGTAGTTGCACCTTCTTGCCCCCACCAAATAGGCTTTCATCTAACTTTACtgtagaaaaaacaaaacaaatccatGACCTGTACCAGAATAGACGATCTTTATTGCACATTATGCCTGACAAATTAAATAGGTTTTATTAGTCTACGCTACACGCTCTTTACACAAACAAAAATTCCTTCCTATATGTTTAATATTATTTAGGAACAGTGTACTAaggttttgtatattttttgaatTAGTTCAGCCCGACATACTGTACGGACGCATGTTTTCTATGATTCAGGCATGGTTCCTACAAAGCCAAATTTAAGGAATTTGAGGCATTTGAATGATTTTACTAAGTATAAGTTCATATTTCACTAAACGTAGTTGAAAAAACGTATAAAAATTCGAAATAATTATTCAATACTAATAATGAAGAAAAAATGGACGAATAAACCTCCTTATGAAGTCTCAAGGAGTAAAATTGCAGCTATCCAAACTCTAGAAGATGAAACTATAGATTTAATATTGGATGACAATGAGGTCGTAAAGACTTATGATAAAGAGAAACTTTTTGTAATTAGGAGTAACAACGGCTTAACACTACAtgccaagaaaaaaaaaattacgaatTGGAAGTACAGGAATTTAACAGGGCTGTCAAATGTCGTGAACGACGTCTGTTCTAAGACGATTTTACAACAATGTTGAAGCACGTGTTAGAAGTTTATGTAGCCTTGGTTTGAGCGTATAAAGACTTATAAGTTTtccttaaaatattttctaacagCTTAATTGTAGCATTGGTCAGAAGAAGGATGCCAGAACAGTAAGTAATAAACAGTTTCactgttttaaaatttgcattttataatatttcttgaATGCATACCAGGTTagaccaaataaaaaaataaataaataattaataaaataaacgtaTGTACATACATTTATTCGAAACGACAATATAGAACATTATGTGTGCCTTCAGACACATTGTCTAATTTGTATGCGTAACCTGTAAAGTAATGAAAAGTAACATTAGTTAAATCTGCTCTTTTCTGAATAGCATTGCTTAATTATTCATGCAGAATATAATGCTGTAGATAAGTGATACTAGGTACATCTGTCAATGTTTATCAAATTAGCATAGACACATTAAGGGGCTAGACCCCCCCTAGCATTGTTAGTATTTTTCCTGGTAAGCCTCGTTGCGGGGAAAATTTAGcactaattttttatttaaatttaaaatgtgtatttatgaaaaaggaagttaaaaaataacaaatgcatTGTATTTTAAAAAGCTCTCTTTCCCTCaatattaaaattgtaaaaaattttataactttttatttatttatatttatatatttttatttattacaaaCCACTAAAGAAGAATTACCATAATTAAGTTACCAAAAATTTTTATCTGAGTTTTGTCTGAGAGAAAGTGCAGACAAAATTAGCATGTGATAATCTCATTTCTCCAAGATAACTTTGACAGATCGCAAGGGCAATTTCCAAATTAGTGAGACAAAACAGAGAAAAAGATTTGATTACGAAGTTTTCAGGGTACCGAATAATTGTTTCTTGTGATTTTTCGTTacagaaattatattttagTTGTCATGAAAATGTCTGTGATagatgttagctagctaaaaaagaCAACGATAAACGCTAAGATGAGCAGCACTGAATGTAATTATCCAGCATCATTTATTAAAATCAGATTTTCTATTACAATAAGTGTAGTAAGTACAGTAAGATATATACTTTCAATAAAAGAACGGCAAAGAACGCTATACCTACCTACCTTTTAGGGTACATATTTTTGACCGATGAAAAACACAGATTTATCTTAAAAAAacgatttaattttgtttgagaTTTTTGGTAGAGTGGTAaccaatttattttaattttcattaaaaaaagattttttttttcctttttcgtaTAATATGCTAAATAGCTGGTCTctgatttagtttttttattaaaaatcacAAAGTTTGCTAGTTACCTTTCGTGTTTTTAACACTGTATAAAGATGTTGTCTCTACTGTTTTTATTAATATCCCTTatgtgaaatttaatttattgtttaaaaacatagaAAACCTCATCAAAACAATGTATATTCATTATATTACGGTGTTCGAATTAATGAATTTAAAGACGCTGCATTGCCCTTTTATTATAACATGCCATATCGCCTGCTTATTTTTCTAGATAATACGGTAAAAAAATGCTAGCAATACGcagcctttttattttttaaacaatcaaaCGTTgcgtttttatgaaaataaaaaggtATACAAGGCATACATAGCCACTTTCATTGTGTTAGATGAACAGGAGTCTCAACAAAGCATGGACAGATCtgtcaaaaataagaacaattcaGGGGAGAAGGGGTAATTGTTTTTCTTGAGGTCGTTTTTTCCTCCCGTAATAATACAACTGCAAATTATTATTCATTCTTGATTATGTTTCCACtgttcaaacaaaaaaaaaacaaaaaaaaataataataataataaaaatgagaCTGAAAAATACTCTAAACTAAATAACAAAGCGAAGTTTCAGTTTATATTATAACGACtcagaaaacaaataaattccATTTCAGTTTgagattttttagaaattaattTGGAAGACAATTTACTTTGGTATCTTTGACTGTTTTGCCTTATCACTTCTTGGCcttgtttttctatttctcTTCAATTGTTCCTTGCTCTTTTGTGCTTTTCCTGCCCTTACCGTGCATGTTAAGGTAAAATTGTTTGATTGGACAAAATAGAACACGAGAATTCAATTCATATTACGTTCCGACTAAAAGTAGATCTACTATGTTTTGCTTTCAAACCTAGGAGACCCTGTCTCCAGGTCTTCAACCCTTTATATACTAATTAACACGCAAGTATAATTGTCAATAAAGCAATAAGTTGGAAAATTCACACGTACCCTGTTAGTATGATTACCTCAcataaaatctgaaaaaaaagcTGCCATAGATATTTAGAGTTTGGATATTATCATATAGAGATACAGGTTTTTATACAAATAGAGATCTTTATAACAAAATGTCActttaataatatttaaaaacttcaaattaaaaagacacTCCTGGACAATTATGAATTTAATTAAGGTCTCGTAAGAGAAACACTAACAGTACTAAATTAGAGGAGCCATTTTAATTAAGAATACATGAGTGTGTTTGTTAATCGGCATGTGGTTTTGTAAAgtaattattttatcaaattAATACCATCCAAAAAATCAGTCAAATCagtcgaaaaaaaaaatgcaagatGCTGACAAATGTAAATAATATTGAGGATTTTCGGCAAGTTTTTACATCACTTACATAGCCTAAATTTTTGTGTACCACATTAGTGTTAAAAAGATAGTGTTAATGAAGTCTGTAATTGGCATCTATCACACTTTAAAGGCAAAAAACCTTAAAACTATCGTCAAACAGCACCAACGAATGTATACGGTTTTTAATAACCTAATTTGGAAATGTAAGACTTTACCTTTTGGGACATGGAAGCAATCACCCATTTCTAGGTCAACATAAACCTTTTCCGATAAATTTATCCGGACATCTCAATCAAGCGCATAAAATGACTAGAAAAAAGGACAAACATTTCatttacaataaaaacacaCAGCATAACATTAAGCTGAAACATCATTACTCTGCATAGCCTTATATCCCACTACATTGCATGCCAAAaccacaattaaaaataaaaactttgataaaaAACTTACAATATCTTTTTTGGCATACAAAAAGCCCTTTTCAGCACACTCCATCAATGAGATGCGGCTTAACACACCTTTGGGTGTCACTCATCCTGGTGACACCCATGCACCAAAGCTTAAGTGTGATAATTCTTTTGGGTCATTTTTTCTTCCGTACACTAAAGGTAATTCAAAATATActatttcagttttttttatagaatttatttcttaaaaaaatataggcTAAAATTCCTTTAAGCTTAGAGAACTTTATAACAAAATTAGATATAGCTTCAATTTTGCTTTTTGCTTTTGTCAACAAAGCAGAGTTAACAAATGCCATTAAATTgacacaaaagatttttatcaATGTAATGTTCAGTGACGTTTTGAAAGAGTTATCAAACTGACAGttttcctgttttttatttaaaggagAAGTAGCCTCAAACAATATGCAATTTTTTTGACTACATATTCGTATTTCAACTTAtccaatcagaaaaataacacatatcttcgtaaaaactttgtttttgaaaaaagcgcgTCAAAATAAAATAGACTGGGTTCTAATTCGAATATAACGTTTTTTAGTTCAAAACATTGCACTAGATAGACGAAGCTCTTTGTTGCTGTTTATATTTCAACAACTTTTAGGAATAGAACTTAATTTAAACACACTGGAAGAGAGAAATGTATCACATAAATTGTTGATTAATATCACTAACTGATGTcgcagaattaaaaaaaaatatccctgGAACTGCAGAAAGTTGCAGAatctttttataataatattttattaattttctaaaTGTGAAGAAATTATGGGTGCACATAACACTTAATCAGATTAAAAAATGATGACACAATTAAATTGCAATGAACCCTGACATCATCAATATTTAACAAATTAACGTAAAATTGACACAGAAATCATATATTATTTACATCAGAACcaattacaaaaattacaaaaatatatgaatttttttttgcggaGCAAAGCGGA belongs to Hydractinia symbiolongicarpus strain clone_291-10 chromosome 1, HSymV2.1, whole genome shotgun sequence and includes:
- the LOC130648543 gene encoding uncharacterized protein LOC130648543, whose protein sequence is MSASHSEYIQKLCRLCGKKIVKSKHYVNFKSCDIYSEVFQSIYGINCEQEDPCVFPKFTCNGCRRKLDEMKTSKKIIGTAASFYPHVDENCVCMNYAVNRKDSLKILELDVSMKKVGFSICDKSDNYKRVYTLCQNEKELNHLLTIRIDNSNGWDFSIYGKPMEKETIQLTKTLPCVLKNDDISTFSSFWKSVSVCTGLQGYEDVIKSRCNFEQPFMNQSGTFPVAFVEDDKMVRFDEDNFKTIRHTNCHFLAEKPSSVCSMCNSFKPTVKKVRSRRKSDDSVLDSSHTNIRYLSREELEERYRNTQGEKQRAIKKVAQLSSWVRKITEKECIHVDDEQHEFIKNIVCNEETCPEIPEGSPQWLLWEQQKEMASKSSPNGMRWHPLIIRWCLSLYHHSPAAYKHLRNPNLNFLKLPHIDTLKKYINFTDPMCGFNPDVIERLIVDSKIATLDDHQKNVSLIYDEMKIKADLVFRQSTGQLVGFTDMGDINDELVEFQKRAEGSSENDRHFASYVIVFMVRGIVSSLVYPFGYFASLGFTSDQLYPCVWEATYVLEAIGFYVRAFISDGASPNRKFYKIMVTPDIGNTYWTNNLLSLDRKIFFISDVPHLIKTTRNCFENSHGNNNTRNLFLDHMDISWNHLVNVYEWDLNLHGAAPGLRKLYKLKEDHIKLTPRLRMQVKLATQVLSKTTADALEVQGLHYTKSTIKFVRMFDQVFDCLNVSSINQDRGGKIALAAYRDVNDWRFEFLEKEFLEHYLGRWEEQANDTPNLSQDEKNKLLLSKQTINGWKITVKSFVELTKLLLQSPNVKMILSEKFSQDPLEEHFARQRRSGGTCDNPTLYQFGQQELSLLVMKSELIRDLRGNTRRGNQNQIHLDVNDMRKLPQKRKR